A portion of the Anoplopoma fimbria isolate UVic2021 breed Golden Eagle Sablefish chromosome 15, Afim_UVic_2022, whole genome shotgun sequence genome contains these proteins:
- the ism2a gene encoding isthmin-2 produces the protein MHRVWLLILTAVSVAARGLPTQSERLPAGDRHPAASVTEVAADGHQTLQELQQENLLQTIPSGPSLPRSRHRWSQHRHQGVLPPPEPEEDPELFFLDPRNFPELANADIGSQNPNIQVTIEVVDDTQTETEVEMDLVKEGQLNEWSLSSSEWANSHKKLFWPLFWEYPEQLENGLERASLEGQSEDYNYDPEDPFLSGVGVDWGGHWNKDANAKDDYEYEEEWSDWAPCSVTCGHGTQKRTRSCGYACTATESGTCDRENCADIVTPVTDLTPIQMTNSTESLDINVDSCEKWLNCKNDFLQMYLHQVLTELPSCPCSYPSEAVYSAVNIQDRKLRKTYRWTDASGPKERLDIYKPSARFCIRSMLSYDSTTLAAQQCCYDDQMKLITRGNGAGAPNLISTEFSPELHYKVDVLPWILCKGDWSRFHSVRPPNNGLDCSDNPPEQVFQMELKEAREY, from the exons ATGCACCGTGTGTGGCTGCTGATCCTCACCGCGGTGTCGGTGGCAGCCCGCGGACTGCCGACGCAGTCAGAGAGGCTTCCAGCCGGAGACAGACACCCCGCCGCGTCTGTGACCGAG GTGGCAGCAGATGGTCATCAGACTCTCCAGGAGCTCCAGCAGGAGAACCTGCTGCAGACTATTCCCTCCGGCCCGTCTCTCCCCAGGTCCAGACACCGCTGGTCCCAGCACCGTCACCAGGGTGTCCTCCCTCCACCTGAGCCTGAGGAGGACCCTGAGCTCTTCTTCCTGGACCCTAGGAACTTCCCAGAGCTGGCAAATGCAGACATTGGCTCACAGAACCCCAACATCCAG GTGACAATCGAGGTTGTAGACGACACACAGACTGAGACGGAGGTGGAGATGGACCTCGTCAAGGAGGGTCAGCTTAATGAGTGGTCGCTGTCATCCTCAGAATGGGCTAATAGCCACAAGAAGCTGTTCTGGCCACTCTTCTGGGAATATCCAGAACAGTTGGAGAACGGGCTGGAAAGAGCCAGTTTGGAGGGACAATCTGAGGACTACAACTACGACCCAGAAGACCCCTTTCTCAGCGGAGTGGGGGTAGACTGGGGTGGTCACTGGAACAAAGACGCGAATGCAAAGGATGACTACG AGTACGAGGAGGAGTGGAGTGACTGGGCTCCCTGCAGCGTCACCTGTGGCCATGGCACCCAGAAGCGCACTCGTTCCTGTGGCTACGCGTGCACGGCCACCGAGTCCGGCACGTGTGACCGAGAGAACTGTGCAG ACATTGTGACACCAGTGACTGACCTAACACCCATCCAGATGACCAACAGCACAGAATCCCTGGACATAA ACGTGGACAGCTGTGAGAAGTGGCTAAACTGCAAGAACGACTTCCTCCAGATGTACCTGCACCAAGTGCTCACAGAGCTCCCCAGCTGCCCATGCTCCTACCCTTCTGAGGCTGTTTACAGTGCCGTCAATATCCAGGATAGAAAACTTCGCAAAACCTATCGCTGGACGGACGCGAGCGGACCCAAAGAACGCCTGGATATCTACAAACCTTCGGCCAGATTCTGCATCCGCTCAATGCTGTCGTACGATAGCACAACATTGGCAGCGCAGCAGTGCTGCTACGACGATCAGATGAAACTGATAACGCGAGGAAATGGAGCAGGAGCACCAAATCTGATCAGCACAGAGTTCTCACCAGAGCTGCATTACAAGGTGGATGTACTGCCCTGGATCCTGTGTAAGGGGGACTGGAGTCGGTTTCATTCAGTACGGCCGCCCAATAATGGGCTGGACTGTTCTGATAATCCCCCTGAACAAGTGTTTCAGATGGAACTTAAAGAGGCCAGGGAGTACTGA